One Bdellovibrio bacteriovorus str. Tiberius DNA segment encodes these proteins:
- a CDS encoding glutathione peroxidase — protein MSTSLDQIQFDTADGKKSTLSAFNGKVLLVVNVASECGLTPQYEGLEKVHEKYESQGLRVLAFPANEFGAQEPGTNEQIQEFCRTQFGVKFPVFAKMVVKGEGQHPLYQQLTSLQPAAQQVPGGKLKSVLEEHGLLSGGPSDIMWNFEKFLIGKTGNVVARFAPDMTPEDPTIVKAIEAELAR, from the coding sequence ATGAGCACTTCTCTTGATCAAATTCAGTTCGACACTGCTGACGGCAAAAAATCCACCTTGTCTGCTTTCAACGGCAAAGTTTTGCTGGTTGTGAACGTGGCTTCTGAATGCGGATTGACTCCGCAGTACGAGGGGCTTGAAAAAGTTCACGAGAAATATGAATCCCAAGGACTGCGTGTTCTGGCTTTCCCGGCGAACGAGTTCGGCGCACAAGAGCCCGGCACAAACGAACAAATTCAGGAGTTCTGCCGCACTCAATTCGGCGTGAAGTTCCCGGTTTTTGCAAAAATGGTTGTTAAGGGCGAAGGCCAACATCCGCTGTACCAGCAACTGACTTCCCTGCAACCAGCAGCGCAACAAGTTCCAGGCGGCAAATTGAAGTCTGTTCTGGAAGAACACGGCCTTCTTTCCGGTGGTCCTTCTGACATCATGTGGAACTTTGAAAAATTCCTGATCGGCAAAACCGGCAACGTGGTGGCGCGTTTTGCGCCAGACATGACTCCGGAAGATCCAACAATCGTAAAAGCGATTGAAGCCGAGCTGGCTCGCTAA
- a CDS encoding ArsC/Spx/MgsR family protein codes for MTWVLLHNPSCSKSREAIEALRSIEGLEVRKYLENPLNEAELRSLIQKLDTPVSSLVRTKEALFTEAPFDVNSTEEVIHNLVKTPRLLERPILIGSKAAAIGRPFEKIQELLEKK; via the coding sequence ATGACGTGGGTTCTGCTTCACAATCCCAGCTGCAGTAAAAGCCGCGAGGCGATCGAAGCCCTTCGTTCCATCGAAGGACTTGAGGTGCGCAAGTACCTTGAGAACCCCTTAAACGAAGCCGAACTGCGCTCGCTCATCCAAAAGCTCGACACTCCGGTGTCGAGCTTGGTGCGCACAAAAGAGGCCCTCTTCACCGAGGCGCCCTTTGATGTGAATAGTACCGAGGAAGTGATTCATAATCTGGTGAAAACACCGCGATTGCTGGAGCGCCCAATTCTGATTGGCAGCAAAGCCGCTGCCATCGGACGTCCTTTTGAAAAGATTCAGGAACTTCTAGAAAAGAAGTAG